One region of Vigna angularis cultivar LongXiaoDou No.4 chromosome 10, ASM1680809v1, whole genome shotgun sequence genomic DNA includes:
- the LOC108334670 gene encoding uncharacterized protein LOC108334670: MGLFRRIAGFLGIGNHDHDSKDAAADEHDVHPGTTPYRVRETGRPRKGFSVPAQVVVDRHHVPPVLTLSTSGDGGLQGLSWYTKHLTMDEDGDVADEFLEEVLSVMPEGLGEDHHKTQARFKSKKGTKEVRVNKQILLDGKIILHCVEHQGRL, encoded by the exons ATGGGACTGTTCAGAAGGATTGCTGGATTTCTAGGGATTGGAAACCACGATCACGATTCCAAGGATGCCGCCGCCGATGAACACGATGTCCATCCTGGTACGACACCGTATCGAGTCAGAGAAACCGGTCGTCCTCGTAAAGGCTTTAGCGTCCCTGCCCAGGTCGTCGTCGATCGCCACCACGTCCCACCCGTTCTCACTCTCTCTACGTCGGGCGACGGCGGACTTCAG GGTCTGAGTTGGTATACTAAGCATCTTACGATGGACGAAGATGGAGATGTGGCTGATGAATTCCTTGAAGAGGTATTGTCAGTGATGCCAGAAGGACTTGGAGAAGATCATCATAAAACACAAGCAAGGTTTAAATCGAAGAAGGGGACCAAGGAAGTCAGAGTGAACAAACAGATCCTATTAGATGGGAAAATTATTCTTCATTGTGTGGAACACCAGGGCAGATTGTAG
- the LOC108335189 gene encoding protein LOL1 isoform X2 — MPVPLAPYPPPLPPPPYAPPPNGPQSHLVCSGCRNLLLYPVGATSVCCAVCNAVTTVPPPEMAQLVCGGCHTLLMYIRGATSVQCSCCHTVNLALEANQVAHVNCGNCKMLLRYQYGARSVKCAVCSFVTLVGASTSTTEQKFNT, encoded by the exons ATGCCGGTTCCACTTGCCCCCTACCCTCCGCCACTTCCGCCACCTCCATATGCGCCTCCACCAAATG GTCCGCAGAGTCATCTTGTCTGTTCTGGGTGTAGAAACCTTCTGCTTTACCCAGTTGGAGCCACCTCTGTGTGCTGTGCTGTTTGCAATGCAGTCACCACTGTGCCACCTCCTG AAATGGCCCAGTTAGTATGTGGAGGCTGTCACACTTTACTCATGTACATCCGTGGAGCCACAAGTGTGCAATGTTCTTGTTGTCACACAGTCAATCTGGCTTTGGAAG CAAATCAAGTGGCACATGTCAACTGTGGGAACTGTAAGATGCTACTGAGGTACCAATATGGAGCAAGATCCGTGAAATGTGCCGTTTGCAGTTTTGTAACATTAGTTGGG GCCTCAACAAGTACCACTGAGCAGAAATTCAACACCTAA
- the LOC108335189 gene encoding protein LOL1 isoform X1 produces the protein MPVPLAPYPPPLPPPPYAPPPNAGPQSHLVCSGCRNLLLYPVGATSVCCAVCNAVTTVPPPEMAQLVCGGCHTLLMYIRGATSVQCSCCHTVNLALEANQVAHVNCGNCKMLLRYQYGARSVKCAVCSFVTLVGASTSTTEQKFNT, from the exons ATGCCGGTTCCACTTGCCCCCTACCCTCCGCCACTTCCGCCACCTCCATATGCGCCTCCACCAAATG CAGGTCCGCAGAGTCATCTTGTCTGTTCTGGGTGTAGAAACCTTCTGCTTTACCCAGTTGGAGCCACCTCTGTGTGCTGTGCTGTTTGCAATGCAGTCACCACTGTGCCACCTCCTG AAATGGCCCAGTTAGTATGTGGAGGCTGTCACACTTTACTCATGTACATCCGTGGAGCCACAAGTGTGCAATGTTCTTGTTGTCACACAGTCAATCTGGCTTTGGAAG CAAATCAAGTGGCACATGTCAACTGTGGGAACTGTAAGATGCTACTGAGGTACCAATATGGAGCAAGATCCGTGAAATGTGCCGTTTGCAGTTTTGTAACATTAGTTGGG GCCTCAACAAGTACCACTGAGCAGAAATTCAACACCTAA
- the LOC108334603 gene encoding protein ABCI7, chloroplastic: MNGVGFSPAAWSSLIPFSSSSSSSSYSLFPQKKLVKPKALNRAFTSDPYVLELAETLEESIPSTPSTPLPLHNLRNASSESLLSTPWPSRRDEPFRFTDLTFIRQSRILPLSHPSPVKIITSHLPPAVYVGPLSALSSSSLLHTVSQYLPHTFPDADLFWSINGIAAPDLTLVYVPENCHLQDPIHFQYTPPQPPTTHPSDTMYLSNPRVLVVLEKGARAHITEDFSSEQGNDNDRYWSNAAFEAVIGEGAKLSHSYIQTQSFHAAHTKWTSVRQDSSSAYELTEVSAGGKLGRHNLRIQQLGPDTVTELSSLHLSVGDQTQDLHSTLVLDHPRGYSRQLHKCIVAHSQGQAVFDGNIKVNRYAQQTDAGQLTRSLLLEPRATVNVKPNLQIVADDVKCSHGAAISDLEESQLLYFQARGIDQNTARRVLIFAFGGEVIDKFPCSSIRDRVRSHIKNLLDPSSN, encoded by the exons ATGAATGGTGTAGGATTCTCTCCGGCGGCATGGAGTTCTTTGATCCctttttcatcatcttcttcttcttcttcttattctttgTTTCCTCAGAAGAAATTGGTGAAACCCAAAGCCCTTAACAGAGCCTTCACCTCAGACCCCTACGTTCTGGAACTGGCCGAAACCCTTGAAGAGAGCATCCCCTCCACACCCTCCACCCCTCTTCCTCTCCACAACCTCCGAAACGCTTCCTCCGAATCCCTCCTCTCTACTCCATGGCCTTCCCGCCGGGACGAGCCCTTCCGCTTCACCGACCTCACCTTCATCCGTCAATCCCGCATCCTCCCCCTCTCCCATCCCTCTCCCGTCAAAATCATCACTTCCCACCTCCCTCCCGCCGTCTACGTCGGCCCCCTCTCCGCCCTCTCCTCCTCCTCCCTCCTCCACACGGTCTCCCAATACCTCCCCCACACCTTCCCCGACGCCGACCTCTTCTGGTCCATCAACGGAATCGCCGCTCCCGATTTAACCCTCGTCTACGTCCCGGAGAACTGCCACCTACAAGACCCCATCCACTTCCAGTACACTCCGCCGCAGCCCCCCACCACCCACCCTTCCGACACCATGTACCTTTCCAATCCCAGGGTCCTCGTCGTGCTCGAGAAAGGCGCACGTGCCCATATAACTGAAGACTTCTCCTCCGAGCAGGGGAACGACAACGACCGTTATTGGAGTAACGCTGCTTTTGAGGCGGTCATCGGAGAAGGTGCCAAGCTTTCTCATTCTTACATCCAGACACAGTCTTTCCATGCCGCTCACACCAAATGGACCTCCGTTCGCCAG GATTCGTCTAGTGCTTATGAACTCACAGAGGTAAGCGCGGGAGGAAAGCTGGGGAGGCACAATCTTCGTATTCAGCAATTGGGTCCTGATACTGTCACCGAGTTATCCTCTCTGCACTTGTCTGTTGGTGATCAAACGCAGGACCTGCATAGTACTCTTGTATTGGACCATCCACGGGGCTATTCTCGACAACTTCACAAGTGCATTGTTGCTCATTCACAGGGACAGGCAGTTTTTGACGGAAACATTAAGGTTAACAG GTATGCTCAGCAGACTGATGCAGGTCAGTTGACAAGAAGTCTTCTGCTTGAACCTCGTGCGACTGTGAATGTTAAACCAAATCTCCAGATTGTGGCGGATGATGTCAAGTGTTCCCATGGGGCTGCAATAAGTGATCTGGAAGAAAGTCAGCTCCTCTATTTCCAGGCACGTGGCATCGACCAAAACACTGCTAGAAGAGTTCTAATTTTTGCCTTTGGAGGAGAGGTGATAGATAAGTTTCCTTGTTCTTCCATTAGAGACAGAGTACGAAgtcatattaaaaatttgttggaTCCATCCTCTAATTGA
- the LOC108335232 gene encoding aluminum-activated malate transporter 12-like encodes MVPKVYAGQEMAMVENDNCIMNGNWKKRVHVFGERVRRIPTKAWQTTWRVGREDPRRLIHAVKVGLSLTLVSLLYLLEPFYKSIGQSAIWAVMTVVVVLEFTAGATLCKGLNRGLGTLLAGLLAFIVGYVADASGRVSQAIIIGAAVFFIGALATYIRFIPYIKKNYDYGIVIFLLTFNLIAVSSYRVDNVLKIAHERVYTIAIGCAVCLLMSLLVFPNWSGEDLHNSTVYKLEGLAKSIEACVNEYFYGELEGSGDIKLSEDPIYKGYKAVLDSKSIDETLALHASWEPRHSRYCHRFPWQQYVKVGAVLRQFGYTVVALHGCLRTEIQTPRSVRAMFKDPCIRLAAEVSKVLIELSNSIRNRRHCSPEILSDHLHEALQDLNTAIKSQPRLFLGPKHRHNQASNMFKIAAEQVGHGKTSLSSVKTDSSALLEWKNKRVTTEQTKESERKSLRPQLSKIAITSLEFSEALPFAAFASLLVETVAKLDLVIEEVEELGRLACFKEFIPGDEFVVTCDEPRIDVFQNHLPSHGVD; translated from the exons ATGGTTCCCAAAGTTTATGCTGGCCAGGAAATGGCAATGGTTGAGAATGATAATTGCATAATGAATGGTAACTGGAAGAAACGTGTGCATGTTTTTGGTGAGAGGGTGAGGAGAATTCCTACTAAGGCTTGGCAAACTACATGGAGGGTGGGACGTGAAGATCCAAGAAGGTTGATCCATGCAGTCAAAGTTGGTTTGTCCCTCACTCTGGTTTCTCTGTTGTACTTGTTGGAGCCATTTTACAAGAGCATTGGACAGAGTGCTATTTGGGCTGTCATGACTGTGGTGGTTGTGTTGGAATTCACAGCAG GGGCAACTTTGTGCAAAGGACTCAACAGAGGATTGGGAACACTGTTAGCAGGATTATTGGCATTTATTGTTGGGTATGTTGCAGATGCATCTGGCAGAGTCTCTCAAGCTATCATCATCGGAGCTGCAGTTTTTTTTATAG GAGCTCTAGCTACTTATATCAGGTTTATTCCCTATATCAAGAAGAATTATGACTATGGTATAGTTATATTTCTCTTGACTTTCAACCTTATTGCTGTCTCAAGCTACCGGGTTGATAATGTGTTGAAGATTGCACATGAGCGTGTATACACCATTGCCATAGGCTGTGCTGTTTGCCTTCTCATGAGTCTTCTGGTATTTCCAAATTGGTCAGGAGAAGACCTCCATAATTCCACTGTTTACAAGCTTGAAGGCCTTGCAAAATCTATAGAAG CCTGTGTGAATGAATACTTTTATGGAGAGCTAGAAGGATCTGGAGATATAAAATTGTCTGAGGATCCAATATACAAAGGTTATAAGGCTGTTTTGGATTCAAAATCCATCGATGAAACACTG GCATTGCATGCAAGTTGGGAGCCAAGGCACTCTAGGTACTGTCACAGATTTCCATGGCAGCAATATGTGAAAGTTGGAGCTGTTCTGCGTCAGTTTGGTTATACTGTTGTGGCCCTTCACGGCTGTTTGAGAACAGAAATTCAG ACACCACGATCTGTGAGAGCCATGTTCAAGGACCCTTGCATTCGGCTTGCAGCAGAGGTATCGAAAGTACTGATAGAACTTTCCAACAGCATAAGGAATCGCCGGCATTGCTCTCCAGAAATACTGTCCGATCATCTGCACGAAGCCCTGCAGGACCTGAACACTGCCATAAAATCTCAACCTCGGCTCTTCTTGGGCCCGAAACACAGGCACAACCAAGCCAGCAACATGTTCAAAATAGCTGCCGAACAAGTTGGGCATGGAAAGACCTCCCTTTCAAGTGTTAAAACCGATTCTTCGGCATTGCTGGAGTGGAAAAACAAAAGGGTTACCACTGAACAGACAAAGGAATCAGAACGAAAGTCTCTGAGGCCCCAACTGAGTAAAATTGCAATCACTAGCCTTGAGTTCTCTGAGGCTCTTCCTTTTGCTGCATTTGCATCTTTGCTTGTGGAAACAGTTGCAAAACTGGATCTTGTGATCGAGGAAGTTGAGGAACTGGGGAGACTCGCATGCTTCAAAGAGTTCATACCTGGTGATGAATTTGTTGTCACTTGTGACGAGCCTCGAATTGACGTGTTTCAGAACCATTTACCATCTCATGGAGTGGACTAA
- the LOC108336051 gene encoding protein phosphatase 2C 29, protein MGSNGLCNLFSCFKASSNHGHGGHGGHGHNHNHNQSQLVFAETEPLDETLGHSFCYVRSSARFLSPSHSDRILSPSNSLRFSPSHRSDFPETAFKAISGASVSANSSVPKTVLQSEDDDTTVNGFRGTASFSALPLQPAPRGGETAPSERERKAFFLSGPIESGALSGPLDDSVSSSAGVPFSAPLGGGVYVKKKRKKSIAGLRKAFQRSLSEKKRPWVVPVGRKGKTEATSETENESNVQWALGKAGEDRVHVVVSEEQGWLFVGIYDGFNGPDAPEFLMGNLYRALHKELQGLFWELEEPQSQVQGTNPAPELEDNEAEPRNEVEVEEDSSSLRGSVKRVTFQAEGTESRRRRLWEFLAEEDDAENGLDLSGSDRFAFSVDDALSASKEGSGGSRRWLILSKLKHGLSRHKEGHGRSLLPWSLGVGEEKEKVEVENPTTAEEEEEEKGHGGRKRKVGPVDHELVLGALSRALEMTELAYLDMTDKLIDTNPELALMGSCLLAVLMRDEDVYVMNVGDSRAIVAHYECEEVHATSKETGNGGGIGSSGECIVEESSAPDEGGVVLGNEGPARERRLVALQLSTDHSTSIEEAIVRIKNEHPDDSHCIVNDRVKGRLKVTRAFGAGFLKQPKWNDVVLEMFRNEYIGTAPYISCFPSLRHHRLCPRDQFLILSSDGLYQYLSNQEVVSQVESFMEKFPDGDPAQHLIEELLLRAAKKAGMDFHELLDIPQGDRRKYHDDVTVMVISLEGRIWKSSGKYP, encoded by the exons ATGGGAAGCAATGGACTCTGCAATCTCTTTTCATGCTTCAAGGCATCTTCCAATCATGGCCATGGTGGCCATGGTGGCCATGGCCATAACCATAACCATAACCAGAGCCAGTTGGTTTTTGCGGAGACAGAGCCATTGGACGAAACCCTAGGCCACTCTTTCTGCTACGTCAGATCCTCCGCGCgctttctctctccctctcatTCCGATCGCATCCTCTCTCCCTCCAACTCTCTCCGCTTCTCCCCTTCTCATCGCTCCGATTTCCCCGAAACCGCATTCAAGGCCATTTCCGGAGCCTCGGTCAGCGCCAACAGTTCCGTGCCCAAAACCGTGCTCCAGTCCGAGGATGACGACACCACCGTCAATGGCTTCAGAGGAACGGCTTCCTTCAGCGCTCTCCCTCTGCAGCCCGCTCCCAGAGGAGGAGAAACTGCTCCCTCTGAGAGAGAGCGGAAGGCGTTCTTTCTCTCGGGGCCAATTGAGAGCGGCGCGCTCTCGGGACCCCTCGACGACTCCGTTTCGAGCTCTGCGGGAGTGCCCTTCTCTGCTCCGCTCGGTGGTGGAGTGTATGTGAAGAAGAAGCGGAAGAAGAGCATTGCCGGGTTGAGAAAGGCCTTCCAGCGGAGTCTCTCGGAGAAGAAGCGGCCTTGGGTGGTGCCTGTGGGGCGGAAGGGGAAGACGGAAGCGACGAGTGAGACGGAGAACGAGAGCAATGTGCAGTGGGCGCTGGGAAAAGCGGGGGAGGATCGTGTGCATGTCGTTGTATCGGAAGAACAGGGTTGGTTGTTCGTAGGGATATACGACGGTTTCAATGGCCCTGATGCGCCAGAGTTTCTCATGGGTAATCTTTACCGTGCCCTTCACAAAGAGCTCCAGGGTTTGTTTTGGGAACTTGAAGAACCGCAGTCGCAGGTGCAGGGAACTAACCCTGCACCTGAGCTGGAGGATAATGAAGCTGAACCCCGGAATGaggtggaggtggaggaagaCTCTAGTTCTCTCCGAGGATCGGTTAAGAGAGTGACGTTTCAAGCGGAGGGGACTGAAAGTAGGAGGAGAAGGCTGTGGGAGTTTTTGGCTGAGGAGGATGATGCGGAGAACGGGCTCGATCTTTCCGGGTCTGATAGGTTTGCGTTTTCGGTTGATGATGCGCTCAGTGCTAGCAAGGAGGGTTCGGGAGGTAGTAGACGGTGGTTGATTTTGTCTAAGTTGAAGCATGGGTTGTCGAGGCATAAAGAGGGTCACGGGAGGAGTTTGTTGCCGTGGAGCTTGGGCGTGGGGGAGGAGAAAGAGAAGGTTGAGGTGGAAAATCCAACGACGgcagaggaggaggaggaggagaagggtcACGGTGGGAGGAAGCGAAAAGTGGGGCCTGTGGATCATGAGTTGGTTTTGGGAGCGTTGTCTAGGGCGCTTGAGATGACTGAGCTTGCTTATTTGGATATGACGGATAAGCTGATTGATACCAATCCGGAGCTTGCTCTGATGGGGTCGTGTCTGTTGGCTGTGTTGATGAGGGATGAGGATGTTTATGTTATGAACGTGGGGGATAGCCGCGCCATTGTGGCACATTATGAGTGTGAGGAGGTTCACGCTACTAGTAAGGAAACGGGAAATGGTGGAGGCATTGGGTCAAGCGGGGAGTGCATAGTGGAGGAGTCTTCGGCTCCAGACGAAGGTGGTGTCGTGTTAGGGAATGAGGGTCCTGCTAGGGAACGGAGGTTGGTTGCATTGCAGCTGTCCACTGATCACAGCACCAGCATTGAAGAGGCAA TTGTTAGAATTAAGAATGAGCATCCTGATGATAGCCATTGTATTGTGAATGATAGAGTGAAAGGCCGTCTTAAGGTTACTAGAGCTTTTGGTGCTGGATTTTTGAAACAG CCAAAGTGGAATGATGTGGTGCTGGAAATGTTTCGTAATGAATATATTGGCACTGCTCCATATATATCCTGCTTCCCTTCATTGCGTCACCATAGATTATGCCCTAGAGATCAGTTCTTGATCCTCTCATCTGATGGTTTGTATCAATACCTAAGCAATCAAGAAGTGGTTTCTCAGGTCGAGAGCTTTATGGAAAAGTTTCCGGATGGAGATCCTGCCCAGCATTTAATAGAAGAGCTGCTCCTACGTGCTGCCAAGAAGGCTG GAATGGATTTCCATGAGTTGCTGGATATACCTCAAGGAGATCGGAGGAAGTATCATGATGATGTGACTGTAATGGTGATATCACTTGAAGGAAGAATCTGGAAATCATCAGGGAAGTATCCATGA
- the LOC108334722 gene encoding MND1-interacting protein 1 isoform X2, producing the protein MGFSVKNTNDQANCKTLWTKESSSNSDNGWMVPYKYYAVNGPISDSNPNVDSSSWVLCNAVQLKDISLKRMEIIYKDTVSKLVALGHNEDIAVKAILLNVHCYGSNDLATDLLHNTLTCLEEGSMDMYEFKPAFSDLKKLEEHTLKNLVSLLQEVRLELGEGDAMWCLLMNDYNVLKAITIHIPFVSMFPPPLTELENEERRFRKGDSDIPLKGFFCGKEMTVRLQRDIEFPKKFDLTPAMICSLKSNVVAFTDGYKANSKQMQSNEGKFPGISTVSKLDSSSASVAIMLGDLPSDSHNMNDQDDFKSVLSKFHHLNIDENLEFVAEDEKDSVIVTLVHQIKDLEKQVKERKDWAHEKAIQAARKLNGYLIELKTFRIEREENQRLKKGKEANEELEDPTMVRLLELEEALRKVCGQTDLATAGVGKLETEKAEIKAELEACKLSASEYVASCLQIAKKEKKCLKKLLAWEKQEAKIKQNISDEKQKILEIQEELAQIKQRAKEAEVMRDEELKAKEEALALIEEERRSMEAAEANRKRNLKASNLKMEIDFQRRKDDLLRLEQEISCLKASAQSATLPTCESEEAEPHTEIIAKLLRELDNVPDFFGKEATGNTYRECVICGKYEVSVVFLPCAHQVMCASCSEEYGRNGKAVCPCCWVPIEQRIRTFGGSS; encoded by the exons ATGGGTTTCAGTGTGAAGAACACAAACGATCAAGCTAATTGCAAAACACTCTGGACGAAAGAATCATCTTCCAATTCAGACAATGGATGGATGGTGCCCTATAAATACTATGCTGTCAATGGTCCCATTTCTGATTCAAACCCTAATGTTGACTCATCCAGTTGGGTTTTGTGTAATGCGGTTCAATTGAAAGACATTTCGTTGAAACGCATGGAAATTATATACAAGGACACTGTGTCAAAGCTTGTTGCTTTGGGGCACAATGAGGATATTGCCGTGAAAGCGATTTTGCTCAATGTTCATTGTTATGGCTCCAATGATTTGGCTACAGACCTGCTGCACAACACCTTGACTTGTTTAGAAGAGGGGAGCATGGACATGTATGAGTTCAAGCCTGCGTTCTCTGATTTGAAGAAGCTTGAGGAGCACACTCTGAAGAATCTTGTGTCTTTGTTGCAAGAAGTGAGACTCGAGTTAGGCGAGGGTGATGCTATGTGGTGTCTCCTCATGAACGATTACAATGTGTTAAAGGCAATTACCATCCATATTCCTTTTGTAAGCATGTTTCCTCCTCCTTTAACCGAGCTTGAGAACGAGGAACGGAGATTTAGAAAAGGAGACTCAGATATTCCTTTGAAAGGGTTCTTTTGTGGTAAGGAGATGACTGTACGTTTACAGAGAGACATTGAGTTCCCGAAAAAATTTGATCTTACTCCTGCCATGATTTGTTCGTTGAAAAGCAATGTTGTAGCGTTTACTGACGGATACAAGGCCAACTCAAAACAGATGCAGTCAAATGAAGGAAAATTTCCTGGGATTAGCACTGTTTCAAAATTGGACTCTTCATCTGCTTCTGTGGCCATAATGCTTGGTGATTTGCCTAGTGATTCTCACAATATGAATGACCAGGATGACTTTAAGTCTGTGCTGAGTAAATTTCATCATCTAAATATTGATGAGAACTTGGAGTTTGTGGCAGAAGATGAGAAGGATTCGGTGATAGTCACTCTAGTGCATCAGATAAAGGATCTTGAGAAACAGGTAAAGGAGCGGAAAGATTGGGCACATGAGAAGGCAATCCAAGCTGCAAGAAAGCTAAACGGCTATCTAATTGAGCTGAAAACATTCAGGatagaaagagaggaaaatCAAAGACTGAAGAAGGGGAAAGAGGCAAATGAGGAGCTTGAGGACCCTACCATGGTGAGACTCTTAGAATTGGAGGAGGCCTTGAGAAAGGTTTGTGGTCAAACGGATCTTGCAACTGCAGGAGTTGGGAAACTTGAGACGGAGAAAGCTGAAATCAAAGCAGAGTTAGAAGCTTGTAAATTAAGTGCATCAGAGTATGTCGCAAGCTGCTTGCAAATTgcaaaaaaggagaaaaagtgCTTAAAGAAGCTTCTGGCTTGGGAAAAACAGGAAGCGAAGATAAAACAGAATATTTCAGATGAAAAGCAGAAGATTTTGGAGATACAAGAAGAGTTGGCTCAGATTAAACAACGTGCAAAAGAAGCTGAG GTCATGAGGGATGAAGAGTTAAAGGCTAAGGAGGAAGCCTTAGCACTGATTGAAGAGGAACGCCGTTCTATGGAAGCAGCTGAGGctaatagaaaaagaaatctTAAGGCTTCAAACCTGAAGATGGAGATAGATTTCCAGCGTCGCAAAGATGATCTTTTAAGACTGGAGCAGGAGATTTCGTGTCTCAAAGCATCTGCACAGTCTGCTACTTTGCCTACATGTGAGTCTGAGGAAGCAGAGCCCCACACAGAGATAATTGCTAAGCTACTGCGAGAATTAGATAACGTGCCGGATTTTTTTGGAAAAGAAGCCACCGGTAATACTTATAGAGAATGCGTTATATGTGGAAAATATGAGGTTTCCGTAGTTTTCTTGCCATGTGCACACCAAGTTATGTGTGCCAGTTGCAGTGAAGAGTATGGAAGAAATGGCAAAGCTGTTTGTCCATGCTGCTGGGTTCCAATCGAACAGAGAATTCGTACATTTGGGGGAAGTTCGTAG
- the LOC108334722 gene encoding MND1-interacting protein 1 isoform X1: MNYSDNILSNSPLVKNTNDQANCKTLWTKESSSNSDNGWMVPYKYYAVNGPISDSNPNVDSSSWVLCNAVQLKDISLKRMEIIYKDTVSKLVALGHNEDIAVKAILLNVHCYGSNDLATDLLHNTLTCLEEGSMDMYEFKPAFSDLKKLEEHTLKNLVSLLQEVRLELGEGDAMWCLLMNDYNVLKAITIHIPFVSMFPPPLTELENEERRFRKGDSDIPLKGFFCGKEMTVRLQRDIEFPKKFDLTPAMICSLKSNVVAFTDGYKANSKQMQSNEGKFPGISTVSKLDSSSASVAIMLGDLPSDSHNMNDQDDFKSVLSKFHHLNIDENLEFVAEDEKDSVIVTLVHQIKDLEKQVKERKDWAHEKAIQAARKLNGYLIELKTFRIEREENQRLKKGKEANEELEDPTMVRLLELEEALRKVCGQTDLATAGVGKLETEKAEIKAELEACKLSASEYVASCLQIAKKEKKCLKKLLAWEKQEAKIKQNISDEKQKILEIQEELAQIKQRAKEAEVMRDEELKAKEEALALIEEERRSMEAAEANRKRNLKASNLKMEIDFQRRKDDLLRLEQEISCLKASAQSATLPTCESEEAEPHTEIIAKLLRELDNVPDFFGKEATGNTYRECVICGKYEVSVVFLPCAHQVMCASCSEEYGRNGKAVCPCCWVPIEQRIRTFGGSS, encoded by the exons ATGAATTACAGTGATAATATTCTCTCCAATAGCCCTCT TGTGAAGAACACAAACGATCAAGCTAATTGCAAAACACTCTGGACGAAAGAATCATCTTCCAATTCAGACAATGGATGGATGGTGCCCTATAAATACTATGCTGTCAATGGTCCCATTTCTGATTCAAACCCTAATGTTGACTCATCCAGTTGGGTTTTGTGTAATGCGGTTCAATTGAAAGACATTTCGTTGAAACGCATGGAAATTATATACAAGGACACTGTGTCAAAGCTTGTTGCTTTGGGGCACAATGAGGATATTGCCGTGAAAGCGATTTTGCTCAATGTTCATTGTTATGGCTCCAATGATTTGGCTACAGACCTGCTGCACAACACCTTGACTTGTTTAGAAGAGGGGAGCATGGACATGTATGAGTTCAAGCCTGCGTTCTCTGATTTGAAGAAGCTTGAGGAGCACACTCTGAAGAATCTTGTGTCTTTGTTGCAAGAAGTGAGACTCGAGTTAGGCGAGGGTGATGCTATGTGGTGTCTCCTCATGAACGATTACAATGTGTTAAAGGCAATTACCATCCATATTCCTTTTGTAAGCATGTTTCCTCCTCCTTTAACCGAGCTTGAGAACGAGGAACGGAGATTTAGAAAAGGAGACTCAGATATTCCTTTGAAAGGGTTCTTTTGTGGTAAGGAGATGACTGTACGTTTACAGAGAGACATTGAGTTCCCGAAAAAATTTGATCTTACTCCTGCCATGATTTGTTCGTTGAAAAGCAATGTTGTAGCGTTTACTGACGGATACAAGGCCAACTCAAAACAGATGCAGTCAAATGAAGGAAAATTTCCTGGGATTAGCACTGTTTCAAAATTGGACTCTTCATCTGCTTCTGTGGCCATAATGCTTGGTGATTTGCCTAGTGATTCTCACAATATGAATGACCAGGATGACTTTAAGTCTGTGCTGAGTAAATTTCATCATCTAAATATTGATGAGAACTTGGAGTTTGTGGCAGAAGATGAGAAGGATTCGGTGATAGTCACTCTAGTGCATCAGATAAAGGATCTTGAGAAACAGGTAAAGGAGCGGAAAGATTGGGCACATGAGAAGGCAATCCAAGCTGCAAGAAAGCTAAACGGCTATCTAATTGAGCTGAAAACATTCAGGatagaaagagaggaaaatCAAAGACTGAAGAAGGGGAAAGAGGCAAATGAGGAGCTTGAGGACCCTACCATGGTGAGACTCTTAGAATTGGAGGAGGCCTTGAGAAAGGTTTGTGGTCAAACGGATCTTGCAACTGCAGGAGTTGGGAAACTTGAGACGGAGAAAGCTGAAATCAAAGCAGAGTTAGAAGCTTGTAAATTAAGTGCATCAGAGTATGTCGCAAGCTGCTTGCAAATTgcaaaaaaggagaaaaagtgCTTAAAGAAGCTTCTGGCTTGGGAAAAACAGGAAGCGAAGATAAAACAGAATATTTCAGATGAAAAGCAGAAGATTTTGGAGATACAAGAAGAGTTGGCTCAGATTAAACAACGTGCAAAAGAAGCTGAG GTCATGAGGGATGAAGAGTTAAAGGCTAAGGAGGAAGCCTTAGCACTGATTGAAGAGGAACGCCGTTCTATGGAAGCAGCTGAGGctaatagaaaaagaaatctTAAGGCTTCAAACCTGAAGATGGAGATAGATTTCCAGCGTCGCAAAGATGATCTTTTAAGACTGGAGCAGGAGATTTCGTGTCTCAAAGCATCTGCACAGTCTGCTACTTTGCCTACATGTGAGTCTGAGGAAGCAGAGCCCCACACAGAGATAATTGCTAAGCTACTGCGAGAATTAGATAACGTGCCGGATTTTTTTGGAAAAGAAGCCACCGGTAATACTTATAGAGAATGCGTTATATGTGGAAAATATGAGGTTTCCGTAGTTTTCTTGCCATGTGCACACCAAGTTATGTGTGCCAGTTGCAGTGAAGAGTATGGAAGAAATGGCAAAGCTGTTTGTCCATGCTGCTGGGTTCCAATCGAACAGAGAATTCGTACATTTGGGGGAAGTTCGTAG